The genomic region CGGGCGACAACATCAGCATCGAAGTAAAATTGATCACCCCGATCGCCATGGAAAAGGAACTGCGCTTCGCGATTCGCGAAGGCGGCAGGACCGTGGGCGCCGGTGTCGTGGTTTCAATAGTTGAATAATATAAGGGGGAAGATTAATGGCAAGACAGCAGAAAATCAGAATCTACCTGAAGGCCTACGATCACAAGATCCTGGACAATTCCGTGCAGAAGCTTGTGGAAGCAGTCAAGAGCAACAATGCTAAGATTGTCGGCCCGGTTCCGCTTCCGACTGAAATCAGGAAGTATTGCGTCCTTAGGTCGCCTCATTCCGACAAGGACTCCAGAGAACAGTTCGAGATGAGAATTCACAAAAGATTAATTGACATCGTCGGCGACCAGAGCGCGGTTGACTCCCTGACCAGGATTGACCTGCCTTCAGGCGTTTACGTCGAGATCAAGCTGTAATTGGAGGGCATATGAAAGGGTTGATCGGGAAAAAAATAGGAATGACGCAGATCTTTCAGGAAAACGGCGATGTGGTCTCTGTGACCGTTGTGAATGCCGGTCCATGCACAGTGATTCAGCAGAAAGGTATGGACAAGGAAGGATATACAGCTGTGCAGCTCGGTTTTGAAGAGCTCAAACTGAAGACGAAGGAAGTCAAGAAAGCCGGCAGCAAAGTGAAGCGGCAGGTCGTACCTACAATGCCTGTAGCAGGGCATTTTAAGAAAGTCGGAGTCAAGCCGATGCGATACCTCAAGGAATTCCGCTATGAAGGTGATTTGAAGCTGGAAGCTGCGCAGGTGCTTGATGTCAGCATTTTCAATCCGAACGACATTGTGGATGTCATCGGTGTGACAAAAGGACGCGGTTATGCTGGCGGCATGCGCAGATTCGGACATCATGGAAACCGCGCTTCTCACGGCGTCAAAACCCACAGGGAATGCGGATCCATGGGAAGCAACACCTGCCCCGGCCGTGTTTACAAGGGACACCATCTCCCTGGGCAATACGGCAACGTAAGGGTCACTGTGAAAAATGTTAAGGTTATGAAGGTGGATAAAGAGAATCATCTTCTGATCCTGAAAGGTGCTGTACCCGGCTACAATGGCACCGTGCTCTATGTCAAAGACCCGAGCGTGAAGGTCTGAGGAGGAAAAATGCTTAAAGTAAACGTTTACGATAAAGAAGGAAAACAGGTCGACAGCCTGGAATTGACGAATGAAATCTACGGGATGAAACCGCACAGAATAGCCCTGCATCAGGCTGTTGTTTCTTATCTTCACAACCAGAGACAGGGAAATTCCTGCACTAAAACCAAGGGTGAAGTTTCGGGCGGTGGATGCAAACCATGGCGGCAGAAAGGCACGGGCCGTGCGAGGGTCGGAAGCATCCGATCACCGCTTTGGAGAAAAGGCGGTATCACCTTCGGACCGCGGCCGCGAGATTTTTTCATGCAGATGAACAAGAAGGTTAAGAAGCTGGCATTGGCTTCTGCACTTGCCTCCAAGGTCCAGGACCAGAACTTAGTGGTAATCGACCAATTGGATTTCGAAGCCCCGAAAACCAAAAGTGCAGTCAAGCTTCTGGTGAATGTGGCTGAACACAGGACCGCACTCGTAATCCTGGACAATAACAATAAAAACACACAACTGTCGTTCAGAAACCTGCCCGGCATAGCAGTGCGTCAGGTCGAAAATCTGAATGTCTATGAAATGCTCAAACACGAGAAATTCATTGTCACCAGAGAAGCGCTGAAGAAAATCGAGGAGGAATTCGTATGATGGAATCCCGAGATATCCTGCTGGAACCGATCATGAGCGAGAAGAGCGTCCAGGGAATGGAAGAACAGCATTACAGCTTTATCGTCCATCCCAGCGCCAACAAAATCCAGATCCGCAAAGCGGTGGAACAGCTCTTCAAGGTACATGTGGTCTCGGTCCGGACACAGAATTATGAAGGCAAACCCAAACGGCTGGGCAGATTTGAAGGAAAACGGCCGGATTTTAAAAAAGCTATCGTGACCATCAAAACCGGGGAAAACATCCCCATGTTTGAAGGCGTATAACTGAGGAGGAAATATGGGAATTAAAGGATTTAAACCAATCACTCCGGGCCGCCGATTCATGACGATTTCCACCTTTGAGGAAATAGACAAGCTCAGTCCGGAAAAAAAACTGACACACGGCAGGAAAGAACCGGCCGGCAGGAACAACCTGGGACGTGTCACAGTCAGGCACCAGGGTGCAGGCCATAAAAAGCGCTACCGGGAAATTGATTTTCTGAGGGATAAATATGGAGTTCCTGCAGTTGTACTTGGAATTGAGTATGATCCGAATCGCTCCGCCAACATCGCGCTTTTGCAGTACCATGACGGCGAGAAACGTTACATCATCGCCCCCAAAGATCTGAGGACAGGTGACAAAGTTCTTTCATCCAAGGATGAAGTTGAAGTGTCGATAGGGAATGCCTGTCCAGTTTCCAAAGTACCGATCGGGACGATTGTCCACAATGTTGAACTTAAACCCGGCAAGGGCGGCCAGATTGCCCGTTCAGCCGGTTCCAGCGCCCAGATCGTCGGCACTGAGGGCAACTATTTCCATGTCAAGCTGCAGTCCGGTGAAATCAGGGCAATCCGCAAGGAATGCATGGTGACAATCGGGCAGGTCGGAAATATTGACCATTCCAACCAGACTATCGGTAAAGCCGGACGCACCAGATGGCTTGGTATCAGACCCACGGTCCGCGGATGCACCATGAACCCATGCGACCACCCCCATGGCGGCGGTGAAGGACGTTCAAACTCCCACCGTCATCCGACTTCTCCCTGGGGACAGCCCGCCAAGGGTTACAAGACACGGAAAAACACCCAGTCCGATAAATACATCATTTCCCAGCGGAAACGGTAAAGGAGGACCCCGCATGAGCAGATCGCTGAAAAAAGGACCTTACATACTCCCGGCCCTCGTGAAGAAAGTCAACGAGATGAACGCCAAGGGAGACAAAAAGCCGATCAAGACCTGGTCCAGGGCATCTCAGATCTCGCCGGAGATGGTTGGACACACGATCGCAGTTTACAACGGAAAGAAGCATATTCCCATCTACATAACGGAAAACATGGTCGGGCACAGGCTTGGAGAGTTCGCTCCCACCAGATTTTTCAAAGGCCATGGGAACAAGACAGAACGAACCATCGCACTGAAGTGAGGAGGACATGATGGAGGAGAGAAAAGAATCCAGAGCGTGTGTAAAGTCGGTGAGGATCACTCCCAGAAAGATGCGCCTCACTGCAGATTTGATCCGTGGCAAGGACGTGGAATCAGCCTTTAAAATTCTGAAATATACGCCTAGGAAGGCAGCCAGAATCTTGAAGAAACTGCTGAAAAGTGCAGTAGCAAACGCCGAAAATAACCACGGCATGGATGTCGACAGGCTGTATGTCGACAATATCCAGGTAGGACAGGGGGCGACATGGAAGAGAGTTCTTTCACGGTCCATGGGACGCGCCAATCCAATTCTGAAGCGCACTTCGCATACAACTGTAGTCCTGCGGGAACTTGATGAAAAAGTGACGAAGGCTGAGGCTCCGAATGAATCAGGGAAAAAGACAGAAAAAGGCGAGAAGTCAGCAGCAAAAGCCGTGAAAAAGACCACTGTCAAGAAACCAGCCACTAAGAAACCGGCGGCCCAAAAACCGGCAATCAAGAAAACACCTAAGGCTGCGGCCAAGAAATCCACAAATTCTCCCAGAAAGGAGGCAACCAGTGGGACAGAAAGTTAATCCTATCGGAATGCGATTGGGCATAAACCGGGACTGGAATTCCAGATGGTTCGGAACCAGGAAGCAGTTCGCCGGCTGGCTGCATGAGGATCTGAAGATCCGCAAGTACATCATGGGTAAAGTACCGAATGGCGATATCAGCAAAATTCAGATCGAAAGGCCGTCGGAACAAAGAATCAAAGTGACCATCTCAAGCTCCAAAGTCGGAATTGTGATCGGCAAGAGCGGCAAGGAAGTCACTGAGATGAAAAAGAAACTGCAGGAACTTATTAACCGTGAGGTTTTTATAAATATCCGCGAAGTCAAGGAACCACTCAAAGAAGCTACACTGGTGGCAGAATCCATTGCCGCTCAGCTGGAGCGGAGGGTTTCCTTTAGAAGAGCCATGAAGAAAATGCTGGAACGGGCCAGCGAGATTGGAATTCCAGGCATGAAGATAATGGTCAGCGGTCGTCTTGGCGGAGCAGAAATTGCCCGCAGGGAATGGTACCTGCATGGTCGGGTACCGCTTCACACTCTGAAGGCTGATGTGGATTTCGCCCTTGCCAAGGCCGTCACAAAATATGGAGTGATCGGTGTGAAAGTGTGGGTATACCGCGGTGACATCGAGAGTTCGGATCAAGCTGACAGCAATCTCGGCGAAGAAATGATAGCCGCTGAATAAGCAGAGGAGGAAATTATGTTGATGCCAAAAAGAGTAAAATATAGAAGAGTTCAGCGGGGTACCATGAAAGGTGTAGCCAACCGGGGGAACGAGGTCGTTTACGGAGCATTCGGAATCTCCGCTCTGGAACCCTCCTGGATCACCAGCCGCCAGATTGAGGCAGCCCGTGTGGCGATCAACCGCGCCATGAAAAAACACGGCAAGATGTGGATCAGGATTTTCCCCCATAAATCGGTAACTAAGAAACCAGCTGAAACGCGTATGGGGAACGGCAAGGGTTCTCCGGAATTCTGGGTGGCAGTGGTCAAACCCGGAAAAATCCTCTTCGAAGTGGACGGATGCGATGAGCGAGAAGCCAAAGAAGCTTTCCGGCTGGCTTCTCACAAGCTGCCCATTAAGACCAAATTCGTGGCCAAAGAAGAGCATTAAGACAGGGGGAATGAAAAAATGAAGGGAAATGTTTTAAAGGAACTTACTTTCGATGAACTTAAGCAGAAATACAGCGATTTCAAGGAAGAGCTGTTCAACCTCAAGTTTCAAAGGGTAATGGGACAACTCGAAAACAACATGCGGATCAGAGCAGTGAGAAAAGACATTGCCAGAGTCCTCACCCTGATGACCCAGAAGGAGAATACCAAGTCGGCGAAGGAGGCTAAGGCATGAGCGAGACGACACGCAATATTAGAAAGACCAGGGTGGGGAAGGTCTTATCACGCAAGATGGAAAAGACTTGCGTAGTGGTTGTGGAGCGATCCTATCAGCACACTCTTTACAAGAAAACCTTGCGCACTACCAAGAAGTACAAGGTTCATGATGAGAAGAACGAAACCAACCCCGGCGACAAAGTCCTGATTATGGAAACCAGGCCTCTGAGCAGGGAAAAGCGCTGGCGTCTTGTTAAGATCCTGGAAGCGGCCCGGTAGAGGAGGGACAATGGTACAGCATAGAACAATGTTGAAAGTGGCTGATAACAGCGGAGCTAAAAAGCTCCAGTGCATTCACGTTTACGGCGGCAGCGGCAAGAAAATAGCCCGGATCGGAGATGTCATCTGCGCCACGGTCAAAGAAGCTGTTCCGGACGGGAATGTGAAGAAGAGCCAGGTGGTGAAAGCCGTTGTGGTTCGGACCAGAGGAAAGCTCAGGAGAACCGACGGTTCCTATATCCGTTTTGACGACAACGCAGCCGTGATCATAGATGAAGCCAACAATCCTAAAGGAACCCGCATTTTTGGCCCCATCGCCAGAGAACTGCGGGAGAGGGATTTCATGAAAATTATTTCCCTGGCTCCTGAAGTGGTCTGAAGGAGGAAGAGATGGAAAACAAAACCAAAGTTAGAATCAGGAAAGACGACATGGTGATGGTGCAGACCGGCAAGGACAAGGGAAAGATTGGAAAAGTTCTGTCAGTCTTGCAGAATGAAAACAAAGTAATAGTGACGGGCGTGAACATGGTGAAGCGCCATCAGAAAGCTAATAAACAGCACCGTCACGGAGGAATCATCGAGAAAGAAGGACCGATTTTTTTAGCGAAAGTAATGCTGGTTTGTCCAAAGTGCAACCTGCCAACCAAGATCGGGCACAAGTTGGTGAACGAAGTGAAAGTCCGCATTTGCAAAAAGTGCGAAGAAATCGTGGATAACGTCTAAGAGGTAAGATATGACCAGATTAATGAAACTTTACAGGGAAAAAGTAGTCAGTGAAATGATGAAAAGCAGGAGCTACAAGAATGTGATGCAGGTTCCCAAGATCCAGAAGGTCGTTCTGAACATGGGAATCGGCGAAGCCAAGACTAATCCTAAGATCGTCGACGGCGCTATGAATGACCTGAAGGCCATCGCCGGTCAGAAACCGCAGCTCCGGAAAGCCAAGAAGTCCATCTCGAACTTCAAGTTGCGCGCAGGTATGACAGTCGGTGTAAAGGTCACTCTGCGAGGCGACAGGATGTACTACTTCCTGGATAAACTCTTCAACATCGTGCTTCCACGCGTGAGAGACTTCCGTGGCGTGTCACGGAAGTCTTTTGACGGCCGCGGCAGTTACACTTTCGGCGTCAAGGAACAGATCGTGTTCCCTGAAATCGACTACGATAAAATCGACCAGATCAGGGGAATGGATGTATCCATCGTGACAACCGCCGGGACTGATGACGAGTCTCTGGAACTGCTGGAACGCATGGGAATGCCTTTTACAAAAAAATAGGGAGGAATGAGGAATGGCCAGGAAAACGTTTTTCGAAAAGCAGAAAAGGACACCTAAGTTTTCTACCAGGTGGAGAAACCGCTGCCTGATTTGCGGGCGTCCCAGAGGTTTCATCGGTGATTTCCAGATGTGCCGGCTCTGCTTCAGGGGCCTCGCCTCAAAAGGCGAAATTCCCGGAATCATCAAATCCAGCTGGTAAAAACAAGGGAGGAATGACAAAATGATGACAGATCCTATTGCCGATATGCTGACTCGAATCCGCAACGCCGGCTCCACCAACAAGGACGCGGCCGATGTACCCGCCTCCAAGGTGAAGCTGGAGATTGCCCGACTTCTCAAGGAAGAAGGGTACATAAAGGATTACAAGTACATCAAGCAGAGCTCCAAGGGTGTGATCCGGATTTACCTGAAATACACGAAAGAAAAGGAGCTTGCGATCAAAGGAATCAGACGCATCAGCCACAGCGGCAGAAGAGTTTACGCGGGTAAAGATGAGATACCCAGGGTGCTCGGCGGACTCGGCGTGGCGATTATATCCACTTCAAAGGGCATCATGACTTCCAGGCAATCCCTCCAGGAAGGGGTTGGCGGGGAAGTCATCTGTTATGTGTGGTAAGGAGGAGGAACAATGTCTAGAGTAGGAAAGAAACCAATCAATATTCCCAAGGGTGTGACAGTAACCCATGACCCTAAGAAACAGTCCATGAAGGCTAAGGGTCCCAAGGGTGAAAACGAAATGACCTACCATCCGTTGATGGAAGTGACCATCGACAAAGAGACGATTCACGTGAAAAGGCCTGATGATTTGAAAGTAAACAAATCCCTTCATGGAATGACCCAGCGGATGATTGAAAACCTGATCATAGGGGTTACAAGCGGTTTTGAAAAAAAATTGATAATCAACGGCATAGGATTTAAGGCCGATGTCAAGGGTACAGACCTGGTCCTGAGCCTGGGATTTTCCCATCCTGTGGAAATGAAGATGCCCAAAGGAGTAAACGCCAAAGCCGAGAAAGGCATGGTCACTCTCACCGGCATTGATAAAGAAGTGCTGGGACAGTTCGCTGCAGATGTGAGGGCTAAGAAGCCCACTGAACCATACAAGGGTTCAGGTATCAGATATGAAAACGAGAGAGTCAGGAAGAAGGCCGGTAAAAAGGCTGCCTAATCAATCAGGAAAGAGGTACTGCAATGAAGAAGGATAAAGTTGCCAAGAGGACCGACCGTCACAACAGGATCAGATTGAAAGTTTCAGGAACGGCTGAAAAACCCAGGCTGTCGGTGTTCAAATCCACCAAGCACATCTCAGTTCAGATTATTGATGATACTAAGGGAGCGACGCTTGTAGCCGTATCGACTCTGGAAAAAGAAGTCAAGGATAATCTGAAACATGGCGGAAATATCAAAGCTGCCGAAATTGTGGGCGCTCTGATAGCCAAACGTGCCAAGGAAAAGAACATCGAGACAGTTGTCTTTGACAGAGGCGGATTCAGATATCATGGCTGCGTAAAAGCCATTGCTGAAAAAGCCCGTGAGAATGGACTGAAATTTTAGAAGCTGTTAAATATGAGCGCAGCGAATATTTTACAGCTTCTTATCCCCGGAGCACAGCAAAGGGGATTAGTGTCCCAGTTATATAGGGACCGAGATTGAGAACAGTTTAGGAGGATACTTGAATATCCAGGATACCAGAGGAAATGAAAACGAACTTAAAGAACGCGTGATCTATGTAAATCGCGTTTGCAAGGTTGTCAAGGGCGGTAAGCGATTCTCTTTCAGTGTACTGGCCGTTGTCGGCGATTCGCACGGCAAAGTAGGATATGGACTTGGAAATGCCAAGGAAGTACCTGAAGCGATGAGAAAAGCCGTGGAAAGAGCCAAGCGCGAAATGATTGTATTTCCGATGATCAAGGGTACGATCCCGCACGAAATTCTAGGAAGATACGGCTCCGGTAAAGTGCTCCTGAAGCCGGCAGTCCCTGGAACAGGAGTCATCGCCGGCGGAGCTGTGCGCGCCATCGCCGAACTTGGCGGGATTACTGATGTATTGTCCAAATGCATCGGTTCCAGAACCAAGATCAATGTGGTCAAGGCTACTTTTGAAGGATTGAAAGCATTGCGCTGTGCTGATACAATAGCCAAGGGCCGCGGAAAGACATCCAAAGAAATACTCGGAACGACATAATTGGAGGAATAATGGCCAAGCTGAAGATTACATTAAAGAAAAGCTGCTGCCGCAAACCGGAAAAAGTTCGCCGCGTGATCGAATCACTGGGACTCCGTAAGGTCGGTGGAAGCAAGATATGCGAAGATAATCCGGTGATCCGTGGCATGATCGACAAGACTTCATACATGCTTGAAGTCGAATCTGTTGATTAAGGGAGGTTTAGATGAAATTACATGAACTCGCTCCCAATGAAGGTGCAAAGAAGCTCGGTAAGAGAGTTGGAAGAGGGCCATCCTCAGGGCATGGCGGTACATCATGCAGAGGGAACAATGGACAGAATTCCAGGAAAAGCGGTCCCGTAAGGATAGGCTTTGAGGGGGGGCAGATGCCTCTGTACAGGCGACTTCCCAAGAGGGGCTTCAAAAACATCAATAAGAAACATTACAGCCTGGTGAATGTCTGCGATCTGGAAAAATTCGAACCACATACCATCATCACCCCTGAATTTCTGGTTGAGCAAGGTCTGGTGAAAAAAGTGGAACCCAATGGGATCAAAATTCTGGGCAATGGGGAACTGACAAAACCCCTGAAGGTTCTAGCCAACAAATTCACCAAATCAGCCATCGAAAAAATTGAAAAAGCACAGGGAAACATTGAGGTGTTGAAATGATCGGAAATGTCTCTAACATCGGCAAAATCCCGGAGCTGAAAAAGAGAATTCTCTTCACACTGGGGATGATAGCCGTTTACAGGTTAGGCGCTCATATTCCAAGCCTGGGAGTTGATACTGCCAAGCTGCTGGAACTTTTTTCCAGGAAAGGTGCCATGAGCGGCGTACTTGGCTTCATGGATCTGTTTTCAGGCGGAGCTCTGAAGAATTTCAGCGTATTTGCCCTTGGAATCACGCCGTACATCAACTCTTCAATCATCATGCAGCTCCTGATCTATGTGGTACCCTTCCTTGAAAAAATTGCCAAGGAAGGAGACGAGGGCAGAAAGAAGATCTCACAATATACCCGCTGGGGTACAGTGATCATCGGCGCTGTCCAAGCCTTCGGCTACAGTTTCATGATGAAGAATTACGGAATATTGACACCTGATATGGCGGGTAATTTCTTCTTCTTCTCTGTAATTACCGTGATCACACTTACCGCCGGTACCAGTTTCATCATGTGGCTGGGCGAGCAGATCACTGAGCGTGGTCTTGGGAATGGAGTGTCTCTTTTGATTACTATCAGCATCGTTTCCAGACTTCCGGATGGCGCAGTGCAGACTTTCCGCAAGTTTTACGGAGAATCCACTTTCATTCCCACGATGCTCCTGATACTGCTTTTCATTTTCACAATCGTTGCATTCGTGGTGCTGATGTATGAGGGTTCCAGGAAAATTCCGGTCCAGTATGCGAAAAGAGTTGTCGGGCGAAGGATCTATGGTGGACAGAGCACGCATATTCCGCTTAGAGTCAATCAAGCCGGTGTAATTCCGATCATTTTCGCGGCATCTGTGATGGTTTTTCCGGGAATGGTGGTTTCGTTCATCCAGCAGATGGCATTGAGTTATCCGGGTATGACCCGCTGGCTTTCAATGATCGCGATGGAACTCTCACCAAGAGGAATCACATATAATGTAGTTTATTTCGCCATGATTATCGGATTTTCATATTTTTATACTGCCATCGTATTCAATCCGAAAGACATGTCGGACAACATGAAGAAATACGGCGGGTTCATTCCAGGCATCAGAGCAGGAAGACCCACTGCAGAATACATCGATCGGACCATGGCCAGAATTACGTTTGCCGGTTCCATTTTTCTGGCTTCGATTGATTTCGTCCCCAGGATGTTGATGGTGATGGCTGATGTTCCCTTTTATCTTGGCGGAACTTCGCTCCTGATCCTGGTGGGCGTCCTGCTGGACACAGTAAAGCAGGCCGAAGCGCACCTTTTAGTAAGGCATTATGAAGGTTTCCTGAAAAAACGCGGCGGTAAATAGGAGGATCCAGCATGAATCTGATTCTGTTCGGGCCCCCTGGGGCCGGAAAAGGCACGCAGGCACAGTATCTCATCGACCGTTTGAAGGTTCCCCAGATTTCCACAGGAGACATTCTGCGTGAGAATGTCAAGAAGGGAACTGAAACCGGCAGGCGCGCCAAGCAGGTCATGGACAGGGGCGAACTCGTTCCTGACGAGATCCTGAATCAGATGATCGAGAATCGGATCGCCGAAGCGGATTGCGCAGGAGGATATATCCTGGACGGATATCCACGTAATCTGAATCAGGCAGGGTTCCTGGCCTCTTTATTGAAGAAAAGGAAAAAAGCACTGGATGCAGTGATTTCGCTCAAGGTGGACGATGAAGAACTGGTCAGCAGACTATCCGGCAGACGGCTCTGCCGAACCTGCGGCAAAAGCTACCATGTAAAGTTCCAACCCCCGAGTTCGGCTGGAAAATGTGACAGCTGCGGAGGTGAACTTTATACCAGGGACGACGACCGGGAAGAGACTGTCAAAAACAGGCTCAAAGTTTACCACAGCCAGACCAGTGCCGTGCTGGAATTTTACAGGAAATCCGGGGTGCTCCACGAGATCGACGGGAGCCAGGAGATTGACAGCGTGAGAGAAAAGATTTTCCAGGTGCTTGGCACCGGGAAAGCGGAAAAATAGAAGGAATGCCCTGAGCAATTGCTTTGGGGTGACGCATGAACTAAACCCCGCTCGCTTCGCTCGGGGTGGTGTAAAGAACTAAACCCCGCTCGCTTCGCTCGGGGGTTAAGTAGCAGTAGCAAAAACCCTCGCGGAGCTCGTGCTTTTTAACTGCTACTAAAGGAGGACGCGCATTTATGGCCAAAGAAGAGCCAATTGAAGTAACGGGAAAAGTAGTGGAAATACTTCCGAATGCTAATTTCAAGGTGGAGCTGGAAAATGGACACCGGGTGCTGGCGCACATTTCAGGGAAAATGCGCATGCATTTTATCCGGATACTTCCCGGAGATAAAGTGACAGTAGAACTTTCGCCCTATGACCTCACCAAAGGGAGAATTGTCTACCGGTTCAAATAAAAAGAAAAAGCTTTACAAAACAGCGGATGTTGACTTAAAATAGTTTGACTTTAATTGGTTTGACCAAGATAAAAATTAAAATAAACCGAGGAGGAATGAAATGAAAGTGAGAGCTTCAGTGAAGAAGATCTGCGACAAATGCAAGATTATCAAGAGAGCCGGGGTCGTTAGAGTTATCTGCGAAAATCCTAAGCATAAGCAGAGGCAGGGGTAAGGAGGAAACATGGCACGTATTGCAGGAGTTGATTTACCCAAAAACAAAAGAGTAGAAGTTGCCTTGACTTATATTTATGGAATCGGCAGACCCACTTCGCAGAAAATCCTGAAAGCCACTGCCATAGATATCAATAAGAGGGTTCACACTCTTACTGACGAAGAAGTAACCAAAATCAAGGAATATATCGACAACAATGTCAAGGTCGAAGGTGATCTGAGAAGAGACATCCAGATGTCCATCAAAAGACTGGTCGACATCGGCTGTTACAGAGGAATCCGTCACAGAAGAGGATTACCTGTCCGCGGCCAGAGAACAAGAACCAACGCCAGAACGAGACGCGGCATCAGACGTACAGTCGGCGCCAAGCGTGGCGAAATAGCGAAGTAAGGGGAGGATGATAAATGGCTAAAAAAGCTGCCAAGAGCGAAAAAAAGAGGGACAGGAAGCTGATCACCAATGGTGTGGCTCATATCGAGACGACTTTTAATAATACTATAGTCTCAATTACAGATCAGAAGGGAAATCTGATTGCCTGGTCTTCCGGAGGCAATGCCGGATTCAAAGGTGCCCGCAAGGGAACTGCCTATGCAGCTCAACTTGCAGCGGAATCTGCCGCCAAAAAAGCCCTGGACCTGGGTCTGCGGGAAGTCGAAGTGCGGCTCACGGGTCCTGGAGCCGGCAGAGAAACCGCCATCAGAGCGCTTCAGACTACCGGACTGGATATCAGATTGATCAGGGACGTGACGCCAATCCCGCACAATGGCTGCCGCCCGCCGAAAAGAAGAAGGGTTTAAGGAGGATATATTTCATGGCCAGAAACCTGCTACCATCCTGCAGGCAGTGCAGGAGAACCGGAGAGAAGCTCTTTATGAAGGGCGTCAGATGCTATAGCGAAAAGTGCGCCTTTGAGAGAAGGAAGTTTGCTCCCGGGATGCAGTCCGGCAAGAGGAGAAGCAAGCTCTCGGATTACGGAATGCAGCTCAATGAAAAACAGAAGTGCAAGAAAATGTATGGTATGATGGAGGCACAGTTCCATCGCTATTACTATATCGCCAACAAGATGGCTGGTGTTACAGGCCACAATTTACTGAGACTCCTGGAAAAAAGGCTGGACAATGCATTGTTCCGCAGCGGATTTGCAATTTCCAGGACTCAGTCCAGGCAGTTTGTTCGGCATGGACATGTGCTGATCAACGGGAAAAGGGTAAACATCCCTTCCTACCAGATTAAAACCGGTGATGTGTTGGAGATCAAGACCACATTCAGGCAGAATGAAAACTTTAAGGTCCTGCTCGAGGCCGGCAAATCCAGAGAAATTCCCGGCTGGCTGCAGGTGGACTTCGAAAATTACAAATCCAAGGTTCTCAGGGAACCAGAAAGAGCCGACATCCAGGGTACGATCAACGAGAACACGATCGTGGAATTCTATTCCAAGTAATACCTGGAATTGAATCTGACGAGAAAGGGAGTTTTATGAACTGGGATCTTGCTCAGTATATAGTTGAGGGAGAAAATGAAAAAGAATTCGGGCGTTATGTGCTCGAACCCCTCCCCAAGGGAATC from Candidatus Wallbacteria bacterium harbors:
- a CDS encoding adenylate kinase — its product is MNLILFGPPGAGKGTQAQYLIDRLKVPQISTGDILRENVKKGTETGRRAKQVMDRGELVPDEILNQMIENRIAEADCAGGYILDGYPRNLNQAGFLASLLKKRKKALDAVISLKVDDEELVSRLSGRRLCRTCGKSYHVKFQPPSSAGKCDSCGGELYTRDDDREETVKNRLKVYHSQTSAVLEFYRKSGVLHEIDGSQEIDSVREKIFQVLGTGKAEK
- the rpsM gene encoding 30S ribosomal protein S13 gives rise to the protein MARIAGVDLPKNKRVEVALTYIYGIGRPTSQKILKATAIDINKRVHTLTDEEVTKIKEYIDNNVKVEGDLRRDIQMSIKRLVDIGCYRGIRHRRGLPVRGQRTRTNARTRRGIRRTVGAKRGEIAK
- the infA gene encoding translation initiation factor IF-1, whose protein sequence is MAKEEPIEVTGKVVEILPNANFKVELENGHRVLAHISGKMRMHFIRILPGDKVTVELSPYDLTKGRIVYRFK
- the rpsD gene encoding 30S ribosomal protein S4, translated to MARNLLPSCRQCRRTGEKLFMKGVRCYSEKCAFERRKFAPGMQSGKRRSKLSDYGMQLNEKQKCKKMYGMMEAQFHRYYYIANKMAGVTGHNLLRLLEKRLDNALFRSGFAISRTQSRQFVRHGHVLINGKRVNIPSYQIKTGDVLEIKTTFRQNENFKVLLEAGKSREIPGWLQVDFENYKSKVLREPERADIQGTINENTIVEFYSK
- the secY gene encoding preprotein translocase subunit SecY, with protein sequence MIGNVSNIGKIPELKKRILFTLGMIAVYRLGAHIPSLGVDTAKLLELFSRKGAMSGVLGFMDLFSGGALKNFSVFALGITPYINSSIIMQLLIYVVPFLEKIAKEGDEGRKKISQYTRWGTVIIGAVQAFGYSFMMKNYGILTPDMAGNFFFFSVITVITLTAGTSFIMWLGEQITERGLGNGVSLLITISIVSRLPDGAVQTFRKFYGESTFIPTMLLILLFIFTIVAFVVLMYEGSRKIPVQYAKRVVGRRIYGGQSTHIPLRVNQAGVIPIIFAASVMVFPGMVVSFIQQMALSYPGMTRWLSMIAMELSPRGITYNVVYFAMIIGFSYFYTAIVFNPKDMSDNMKKYGGFIPGIRAGRPTAEYIDRTMARITFAGSIFLASIDFVPRMLMVMADVPFYLGGTSLLILVGVLLDTVKQAEAHLLVRHYEGFLKKRGGK
- the rpmJ gene encoding 50S ribosomal protein L36, with the translated sequence MKVRASVKKICDKCKIIKRAGVVRVICENPKHKQRQG
- the rpsK gene encoding 30S ribosomal protein S11, which gives rise to MAKKAAKSEKKRDRKLITNGVAHIETTFNNTIVSITDQKGNLIAWSSGGNAGFKGARKGTAYAAQLAAESAAKKALDLGLREVEVRLTGPGAGRETAIRALQTTGLDIRLIRDVTPIPHNGCRPPKRRRV